From Roseibium alexandrii DFL-11, the proteins below share one genomic window:
- a CDS encoding extracellular solute-binding protein — MTNRQGPDRRQVLKLSAATALATASGPLLSRAAYAAGGGTGPRHGLSVFGDLKYGPDFTHFDYVNPDAPEGGTFNFQAPYWSFNQNVLTYNTFNSFILKGDAPPRMELCFDTLMVRAYDEPDAVYGLVAESVEVSEDGNRFIFNLRPEAKFHDGSKLTAEDVAFSMLLLKEHGHPNISQPMRVLTDAEVLDEHRVALQFDGTQSRNYPLGVAAGYPIFSKRYYTAYDFEQSTLTPPLSSGPYKVGKHAVGRFVEYHKVNDYWANDLPVLRGQKNFQIVRVEFFRERQVAFEAFKKGTVRYREEFSSKNWATEYNFPAVEDGRVVTKVFPDGRPSGAQGWFLNTRRDKFKDPRVREALGYAFDFEWSNKNLFYDLYQRTQSYFENSKMKAEGVPQGAELALLEPYRDQLPEAVFGEPVTPPVSDGSGFDRGLLRQANELLREAGYTRDGSNLVGPDGKPFTIEFLNNTTSFERIVNPFIKNLKRLGVDATFRVVDGAQYQARLNEFDFDIASRRFAFSATLSDPIREYWTTRSASVPGSSNLAGISDPVIDALTDKVLAAQSKEEMVTAARAIDRVLRAGYYWIPQWYKNTHSVAIWDMFGFPPEPPKYFFPVEDLWWIDPEKAKIIEDAG, encoded by the coding sequence ATGACGAACCGTCAGGGGCCGGACAGACGGCAGGTCTTGAAGCTTTCCGCGGCAACGGCGCTTGCGACTGCATCCGGGCCACTGCTCTCTCGAGCTGCATATGCAGCAGGTGGGGGCACCGGTCCACGTCACGGCCTTTCAGTTTTTGGAGACCTGAAATACGGGCCGGACTTTACGCACTTTGACTACGTCAACCCGGATGCGCCGGAGGGCGGCACGTTCAATTTCCAAGCGCCATACTGGTCCTTCAATCAGAACGTTCTGACTTACAACACCTTCAATTCTTTCATTTTGAAAGGGGATGCGCCGCCGCGGATGGAGCTGTGTTTCGACACTCTCATGGTCCGGGCCTATGATGAACCGGATGCGGTTTACGGGCTCGTCGCAGAAAGTGTTGAGGTCTCCGAAGACGGTAATCGCTTCATCTTCAATTTGCGGCCTGAAGCAAAGTTTCATGATGGCTCAAAGCTGACGGCCGAAGACGTCGCATTTTCCATGCTGCTTCTCAAAGAGCATGGCCACCCGAACATCAGCCAGCCCATGCGGGTTCTGACCGATGCGGAAGTGCTCGATGAACATCGCGTCGCTCTGCAGTTTGACGGGACACAGTCCCGCAATTATCCGCTCGGTGTTGCAGCTGGATATCCGATCTTTTCAAAACGCTACTACACGGCCTACGACTTTGAGCAGAGCACACTGACCCCGCCGCTGTCATCGGGCCCTTATAAAGTCGGAAAACACGCTGTCGGGCGTTTCGTCGAATACCACAAGGTCAATGACTACTGGGCCAATGATCTGCCAGTGCTGCGCGGACAGAAAAATTTCCAGATTGTGCGTGTGGAATTTTTCCGCGAGCGTCAGGTCGCCTTTGAGGCTTTCAAAAAAGGAACCGTTCGCTACCGCGAGGAATTTTCGTCAAAAAACTGGGCGACCGAATACAATTTTCCGGCGGTCGAAGATGGTCGGGTGGTGACAAAGGTCTTTCCGGACGGCCGTCCCTCCGGCGCGCAAGGCTGGTTTCTCAACACGCGCCGCGACAAGTTCAAGGACCCCCGTGTGCGCGAAGCTCTTGGCTATGCGTTCGACTTTGAATGGTCCAACAAGAACCTCTTTTACGATCTTTATCAAAGAACGCAGTCGTACTTCGAAAACTCGAAGATGAAGGCCGAAGGAGTGCCCCAGGGCGCGGAGCTGGCTTTGTTGGAGCCTTACCGGGATCAGCTGCCGGAAGCTGTCTTCGGGGAGCCCGTGACGCCGCCGGTCAGCGATGGGTCGGGCTTTGACCGTGGACTGCTGCGCCAGGCCAATGAGCTTTTGCGGGAGGCAGGATACACGCGCGACGGCTCAAACCTTGTCGGACCAGACGGCAAGCCGTTCACGATCGAGTTTTTGAACAACACGACGTCGTTTGAACGGATCGTCAATCCATTCATCAAGAACCTGAAACGGCTCGGTGTCGACGCAACTTTCCGGGTTGTGGACGGAGCCCAGTATCAGGCCCGCTTGAACGAGTTCGACTTCGATATAGCCAGCCGCCGGTTTGCATTTAGTGCCACATTGTCTGATCCGATCCGGGAGTACTGGACCACCCGTTCAGCCAGTGTGCCGGGCAGCAGCAACCTTGCCGGCATTTCCGATCCTGTGATTGATGCCCTGACCGACAAAGTCCTGGCGGCGCAGTCCAAGGAGGAAATGGTCACCGCGGCCCGGGCGATCGACCGTGTGTTGCGTGCCGGTTACTATTGGATCCCGCAATGGTACAAGAACACCCACTCGGTAGCCATCTGGGACATGTTCGGGTTTCCACCGGAACCTCCAAAGTATTTCTTCCCCGTGGAAGATCTTTGGTGGATAGATCCAGAAAAAGCCAAAATCATTGAAGATGCCGGTTAG
- a CDS encoding extracellular solute-binding protein, whose protein sequence is MRAAWRATEKPAVTAILTGVLLLVAAIANPAAAQDPQWKHAAALNGTPKYGPDAEHFDYVNPHAPKGGTVRLAARGGFDTFNFLPPKGQPAPGILNIYESLMEPSLDEDDISAQYGVLADGVRYPEDYSWVEYRMNPNAKWHDGQPVTAEDVIWSFEKSIELNPQRKFYYKNVTNAEIVDGNIVRFTFDTSGNRELPKIMGQLTILPKHWWDGTNDKGEPRDLSKSSLEPPLGSGQYRIKDFSANRQVIYERVDDYWGGDLPIRAGTGNFDEIRYVIFLDDAVQFEGFKGDQYDFHTERSSSQWAKRYDFPALRDGRVVREIFPDRSTGVMQGYFLNLRRDKFKNPDVRRALNYAYDFETTNEIISANLLKRVNSYFSGTELASSGLPTGKELEILEEVRDQVPPEVFTEEFKNPVGGSPQNVRANLREAVKLLRGAGYKLEGRHMVDETTGEQLTIEFLYRDKASERSLLPYAKNLESIGIKAVLRLADTSQFINRVRARDFDATTLAIGQSLSPGNEQREYWGSVSADNASSANYGGIKNPAIDHLIDKVIFAEDRETLVAATHALDRVLLWNQYVVPQFYVDETRTARWDRFSHPEKMPEYSTGFPEIWWYDEEKAAKTGAVQ, encoded by the coding sequence ATGCGAGCCGCTTGGCGTGCAACCGAAAAACCAGCGGTTACGGCAATACTGACGGGAGTTTTGTTGCTGGTCGCTGCAATTGCAAATCCTGCGGCGGCGCAAGATCCTCAGTGGAAACATGCTGCGGCTTTGAACGGTACGCCGAAATACGGCCCTGATGCCGAACATTTTGACTATGTGAATCCGCATGCGCCAAAAGGCGGCACAGTGCGTCTCGCAGCCCGCGGCGGGTTCGACACATTCAACTTCCTGCCGCCCAAAGGTCAGCCTGCGCCCGGGATCCTGAATATCTACGAGAGCCTGATGGAGCCGTCTCTCGATGAAGACGACATCAGTGCGCAGTACGGCGTTCTGGCAGATGGCGTCAGATACCCGGAAGACTATTCATGGGTCGAATACCGAATGAACCCGAACGCCAAGTGGCATGACGGGCAGCCGGTGACGGCCGAAGATGTGATCTGGTCGTTTGAAAAATCAATCGAACTCAATCCGCAGCGGAAGTTCTACTATAAAAACGTCACGAATGCCGAAATCGTTGACGGCAATATCGTTCGGTTCACGTTCGACACATCCGGCAACCGGGAACTTCCCAAGATCATGGGTCAACTCACCATCCTGCCAAAGCATTGGTGGGACGGAACCAATGACAAGGGTGAGCCTCGGGATCTCTCCAAGAGTTCGCTAGAGCCGCCCCTGGGATCCGGTCAATACCGGATCAAGGATTTTTCGGCGAACCGGCAAGTGATCTACGAGCGGGTCGACGATTATTGGGGCGGGGATTTGCCGATCCGGGCCGGAACAGGAAACTTCGACGAGATCCGGTACGTCATCTTTCTGGACGATGCGGTTCAGTTCGAAGGCTTCAAAGGCGATCAATACGATTTTCATACCGAACGCAGCTCAAGCCAGTGGGCAAAGCGTTATGATTTTCCAGCCCTCCGCGACGGGCGGGTTGTGCGCGAGATCTTTCCGGACCGATCCACCGGCGTGATGCAGGGATACTTCCTGAACCTCAGGAGAGACAAGTTCAAGAACCCGGACGTGCGCCGGGCGCTGAACTATGCCTATGATTTTGAAACGACCAACGAAATCATCTCCGCCAACCTTCTGAAACGCGTGAACTCCTATTTCTCCGGGACAGAACTGGCCTCGTCCGGTCTGCCGACTGGCAAGGAACTGGAAATTCTTGAAGAGGTTCGCGATCAGGTGCCGCCGGAAGTCTTTACCGAAGAATTCAAGAATCCGGTCGGCGGTTCACCGCAAAATGTCCGGGCCAATTTGCGTGAGGCCGTCAAGCTTCTGCGCGGTGCCGGTTACAAACTCGAAGGGCGCCATATGGTCGACGAGACGACCGGTGAGCAGCTCACGATCGAGTTTCTTTACCGCGACAAGGCCAGTGAGCGCTCTCTGCTGCCCTACGCAAAAAATCTGGAGAGTATCGGCATCAAGGCTGTCTTGCGGCTTGCCGATACGTCCCAGTTTATTAATCGGGTTCGGGCGCGCGACTTCGACGCGACGACCTTGGCGATTGGGCAGTCCCTGTCACCGGGGAACGAGCAACGGGAGTATTGGGGGTCTGTCTCTGCCGACAATGCGAGCTCAGCCAACTACGGCGGCATCAAAAATCCGGCCATCGATCACCTGATCGACAAGGTTATCTTCGCAGAGGATCGGGAGACCCTTGTTGCTGCGACCCACGCCTTGGACCGCGTCCTCTTATGGAATCAATACGTTGTGCCGCAGTTCTATGTCGATGAAACCCGAACAGCGCGCTGGGACCGGTTCTCCCATCCTGAAAAAATGCCGGAATACAGCACTGGGTTCCCGGAGATCTGGTGGTATGACGAAGAAAAGGCAGCAAAAACCGGAGCCGTGCAATGA
- a CDS encoding diguanylate cyclase domain-containing protein: MNALRQFFVHSNGAWVASLTAVICFLAGIAVTAHVGYTVRSEIMSQNKRQAVANLSEVRAKLEGELNRTVAYGIGLRANVIESSKEPFNARKYDAIASDLIDENPVIRSIGLAPDNILQAVYPYQPNQSAIGLDYRLNTSQWPAIRQAMLSREIVIAGPLELVQGGRALLIRIPVFPPSELGQPMPERPYWGVLSLVVDEAGLMQAAGIADTVKQLRIGIVDKAASTPEKAHIFGSFGLMDIDSVSLPLNLPGGLKWEVLGYPENGWNSNERSIWITQLVGSLISLLFGAMAFLLISEVYKVRSMALHDPLTGLANRRLLEDRMLQLAVMSDRTGSGFEIFYVDLDAFKPINDNYGHAAGDQLLVEIGHRLQQQTRQTDTVARVGGDEFIVLTPGNMRRLEREAFLERLGERLSEVFEFSGVRIGVSASIGSASFPSDAGTIDDLLRVADSRMYSQKTKGRKKPETVSGNELPQTG, from the coding sequence ATGAACGCACTGCGTCAGTTTTTTGTACATAGTAATGGGGCGTGGGTTGCTTCGCTGACGGCGGTGATTTGCTTTCTGGCTGGGATCGCGGTTACGGCGCATGTCGGGTACACGGTGCGCAGCGAAATCATGTCTCAAAACAAACGCCAGGCCGTAGCCAATCTTTCAGAAGTCCGCGCCAAGCTTGAAGGTGAACTCAACCGTACAGTTGCTTATGGTATCGGTCTGCGGGCTAATGTCATTGAGTCTTCCAAAGAGCCGTTTAATGCGCGCAAATACGATGCGATCGCATCTGATTTGATTGATGAAAATCCTGTCATAAGATCGATCGGACTTGCGCCGGACAATATTCTGCAGGCTGTCTATCCGTATCAGCCCAACCAGTCGGCCATAGGCTTGGACTACCGATTGAACACAAGCCAATGGCCTGCAATCAGACAGGCCATGCTTTCCCGGGAGATCGTCATTGCCGGACCCTTGGAACTTGTACAGGGCGGTCGGGCGCTTTTGATCCGGATCCCCGTATTCCCACCGTCCGAACTCGGGCAACCCATGCCGGAGCGCCCATACTGGGGTGTGTTGTCGCTCGTGGTCGATGAAGCGGGCCTGATGCAAGCCGCTGGTATCGCTGACACTGTCAAACAGCTGCGGATTGGGATCGTGGACAAAGCTGCATCCACACCGGAAAAAGCGCATATATTCGGAAGCTTCGGTTTGATGGATATTGACAGCGTAAGTCTTCCGTTGAACCTGCCCGGCGGTTTGAAATGGGAAGTGCTGGGCTATCCAGAAAACGGCTGGAACAGCAATGAACGCAGCATCTGGATCACTCAGCTTGTCGGGAGTTTGATTTCGCTTCTGTTCGGCGCAATGGCGTTTTTGCTGATCAGCGAGGTTTACAAGGTTCGCTCAATGGCGTTGCACGACCCGCTGACTGGTTTGGCAAATCGGCGGCTCTTGGAAGACAGGATGCTCCAATTGGCGGTCATGTCCGATCGGACCGGGTCCGGATTTGAGATCTTTTATGTAGACCTTGATGCGTTTAAACCGATCAACGACAACTATGGACATGCGGCTGGAGATCAGTTGCTGGTCGAAATCGGTCACCGGCTGCAGCAGCAGACACGGCAGACAGATACGGTTGCCCGTGTGGGCGGTGATGAGTTTATCGTTTTGACCCCTGGAAACATGCGCCGCCTGGAGCGCGAAGCTTTTTTGGAGCGTCTGGGCGAACGCCTTTCAGAGGTTTTTGAGTTCTCCGGTGTGCGCATCGGCGTCAGTGCCAGTATTGGCAGTGCAAGCTTTCCAAGCGATGCAGGCACCATTGACGATCTGCTCAGAGTTGCCGACAGCCGGATGTACAGCCAAAAGACCAAGGGGCGGAAAAAACCGGAAACCGTCTCCGGCAACGAACTTCCGCAAACCGGTTAA
- a CDS encoding c-type cytochrome, with protein MDSFTLNKAAGAVLMVLILTMGLGIVSDIIFKPTIPGKPGYEIVVAAAEDSTSEVTPEPDVVPIGELLMAAAASDGESAAKKCAACHTFEQGGANKVGPNLWEIVGRKPGGVDGVNYSSAMAAYGEENPEWTYEGLYNFLAAPKKYIPGTSMGFAGIRKSEERADLIAYMREQAATPKPLPGE; from the coding sequence ATGGATTCCTTCACGCTGAACAAGGCCGCTGGTGCGGTTCTTATGGTGCTTATTCTGACTATGGGTTTGGGAATTGTGTCCGACATAATTTTCAAACCGACGATCCCGGGCAAGCCCGGCTATGAAATTGTCGTGGCCGCCGCGGAAGATTCAACGTCAGAAGTCACACCGGAGCCGGATGTCGTTCCGATTGGCGAGTTGCTCATGGCCGCTGCTGCAAGTGATGGCGAGAGTGCTGCAAAGAAATGTGCGGCGTGCCATACTTTCGAGCAGGGCGGCGCGAACAAAGTCGGCCCGAACCTGTGGGAAATCGTCGGTCGTAAACCGGGCGGTGTTGATGGCGTAAATTACTCCAGCGCAATGGCGGCATACGGCGAAGAAAATCCGGAGTGGACCTACGAGGGCCTTTATAACTTCCTCGCGGCCCCGAAAAAATACATCCCTGGCACGTCCATGGGTTTTGCAGGTATCCGCAAGTCTGAAGAGCGGGCTGACCTGATTGCGTACATGCGCGAGCAGGCTGCAACACCAAAGCCGCTTCCGGGAGAATAA
- a CDS encoding 3-deoxy-manno-octulosonate cytidylyltransferase, with protein sequence MSSALVIVPARLAATRLPRKPLADICGKPMIVRVLEQALNADIGPVAIATDDASIAEAVRDHGGTAVMTRDDHESGSDRIFEAAQTLDPDQKHDTVLNVQGDVPLIEPEAIRAAFAPLSIPGVDIGTIMTEIRDARFRDDPNFVKAVTTPNGHGHNRALYFTRATAPVGDGPLYQHIGIYAYRRAVLARFVSLSPSPLEKREKLEQLRALEAGMRIDVSEIASAPMDVNTPEDLERARTAYQSF encoded by the coding sequence TTGAGCTCTGCCCTTGTTATTGTTCCGGCCCGATTGGCCGCAACACGCCTGCCCCGGAAGCCATTGGCGGATATTTGCGGAAAACCCATGATCGTACGGGTGCTCGAGCAGGCCCTCAACGCAGATATCGGACCGGTCGCTATTGCGACTGATGACGCGAGTATCGCTGAGGCTGTCCGGGATCACGGCGGAACCGCAGTCATGACTCGGGATGACCATGAATCTGGTTCAGATCGCATCTTTGAAGCTGCGCAGACCCTGGACCCCGATCAGAAACACGACACTGTGTTGAATGTTCAGGGTGATGTGCCTCTGATTGAGCCTGAAGCGATTCGGGCCGCCTTCGCGCCCCTTTCGATCCCGGGGGTAGACATTGGCACCATCATGACCGAAATCCGGGATGCACGGTTCCGCGACGACCCGAACTTCGTGAAAGCGGTCACGACACCGAACGGGCACGGGCACAACCGGGCGCTTTATTTTACCCGCGCAACCGCGCCGGTTGGCGACGGCCCGCTTTATCAGCACATCGGCATCTATGCCTATCGCCGCGCCGTTCTGGCGCGTTTTGTCTCCCTGTCGCCGTCACCACTGGAAAAGCGGGAAAAACTGGAACAATTGCGCGCGCTCGAGGCCGGTATGCGGATCGATGTATCGGAGATTGCCTCCGCGCCTATGGACGTGAACACACCTGAAGATCTAGAACGGGCCCGAACAGCCTATCAATCCTTTTAA
- a CDS encoding prephenate dehydratase, with translation MSNAKKIVFQGETGANSHMACRDVYPDYEAIPCATFEDCFSAMADGKADLAMIPIENSVAGRVADIHHLLPGSNLHIIGEYFMPIRFQLMAPKGTKIENLTTVQSHVHALGQCRNIIRELGLNAVVGADTAGSARQIAELGDPTHAALAPRMAADIYGLDILREDVEDEAHNTTRFVILSRDKMEAAHNGQPVISTFIFRVRNVPAALYKALGGFATNNVNMTKLESYQLEGQFFASMFYADIEGHPNDPHVALALEELAFFCAELKIVGVYRASPFRDKIREPEANRALRPNPQS, from the coding sequence ATGAGCAATGCGAAAAAAATCGTCTTCCAGGGCGAAACCGGCGCCAACTCCCACATGGCTTGCCGTGACGTTTATCCCGACTACGAAGCCATTCCCTGCGCGACGTTTGAAGACTGTTTTTCGGCAATGGCGGACGGCAAAGCCGACCTGGCGATGATCCCGATCGAGAACTCTGTCGCGGGCCGTGTCGCGGACATTCACCATCTTCTGCCTGGTTCAAATCTGCACATCATCGGCGAGTACTTCATGCCGATTCGGTTCCAGCTGATGGCTCCAAAAGGAACCAAGATCGAAAATCTTACAACGGTACAAAGCCACGTTCATGCGCTGGGGCAATGCCGGAACATCATTCGGGAACTGGGTTTGAACGCTGTTGTTGGCGCCGACACCGCCGGCTCGGCTCGTCAGATTGCCGAGCTGGGCGATCCCACCCATGCAGCACTCGCTCCACGGATGGCCGCTGATATCTACGGTCTCGATATACTGCGTGAAGATGTGGAAGACGAGGCACACAACACCACACGGTTTGTGATCCTTTCCCGCGACAAAATGGAGGCAGCCCACAACGGCCAACCGGTAATAAGCACCTTCATTTTTCGGGTCCGCAACGTGCCGGCCGCTCTGTACAAGGCGCTCGGCGGTTTTGCGACGAACAATGTGAACATGACCAAGCTGGAATCCTACCAGCTGGAGGGGCAGTTCTTCGCGTCCATGTTCTACGCGGACATCGAAGGGCACCCCAACGATCCGCATGTTGCGCTGGCTTTGGAAGAGCTCGCCTTCTTCTGCGCGGAGCTCAAGATAGTTGGTGTTTACCGGGCAAGCCCGTTCCGCGACAAAATTCGTGAACCGGAAGCTAACCGGGCCTTAAGACCCAATCCGCAATCTTAA
- a CDS encoding adenosine kinase, translating into MTEIRFDALCIGNAICDVFAHVEEDFLLQEGLVKGSMRLIETDEAVALFNKMGQTVRISGGSAGNTAAGIASLGGRPAYFGKVAEDELGDSYYHDMNGTGVYYNTPRLREWKPTARSMILITPDGERTMNTYLGACTEFSPSDVDEDVVAAAAVTYMEGYLWDPEEAKKAFLAAAEIAHKHDRKVAITLSDSFCVDRYRDEFTGLLSDGVVDLMFANEHEIKALYQTGDLDTAISAARESGAMTALTLGKDGAMIITPEETVKVPAQQVDNVVDLTGAGDLFAAGFLFGLARDYSLTTAAELGCICASSVIKHVGARPERPLKNLAAQNGFEV; encoded by the coding sequence ATGACCGAAATTCGTTTTGATGCCCTGTGCATCGGCAATGCTATTTGTGATGTATTCGCCCATGTCGAGGAAGACTTTCTTCTCCAGGAGGGCCTGGTCAAAGGGTCCATGCGGCTCATCGAGACCGATGAAGCTGTGGCCTTGTTCAACAAGATGGGCCAAACGGTCCGCATCTCCGGCGGCAGCGCTGGCAACACAGCGGCCGGAATTGCCTCTCTCGGGGGCCGCCCAGCATATTTCGGGAAAGTCGCCGAAGACGAACTTGGCGACAGCTACTATCACGACATGAACGGCACAGGTGTGTACTACAACACCCCGCGCCTTCGTGAATGGAAGCCTACTGCCCGCTCAATGATCCTGATCACTCCGGACGGTGAGCGCACCATGAACACATATCTTGGCGCGTGCACGGAGTTCAGCCCATCAGATGTTGATGAAGACGTAGTTGCCGCTGCCGCAGTCACCTACATGGAAGGTTATTTGTGGGATCCGGAAGAGGCAAAGAAAGCTTTCCTCGCGGCCGCAGAGATTGCGCACAAGCATGATCGTAAAGTGGCAATCACCTTGTCCGACTCCTTCTGTGTTGACCGTTACCGGGATGAGTTTACCGGGCTGCTGTCAGACGGCGTCGTTGATCTGATGTTCGCCAATGAGCATGAAATCAAGGCGCTTTATCAAACGGGAGACCTGGACACGGCCATTTCTGCCGCGCGTGAAAGCGGCGCAATGACCGCCCTTACGCTCGGCAAAGACGGCGCGATGATCATCACACCCGAGGAGACCGTCAAGGTTCCCGCCCAGCAGGTTGATAATGTCGTTGACCTTACCGGCGCCGGCGATCTCTTCGCCGCCGGCTTCCTGTTTGGTCTTGCACGAGATTACTCGCTCACCACTGCGGCTGAGCTCGGCTGCATCTGTGCCTCCAGCGTTATCAAGCACGTCGGCGCCCGCCCGGAGCGGCCGCTGAAAAACCTTGCAGCGCAGAATGGGTTTGAAGTTTGA
- a CDS encoding 2,3-bisphosphoglycerate-dependent phosphoglycerate mutase, which produces MERLLVLVRHGQSEWNLKNLFTGWKDPGLTDQGVAEAHKAGEQLRDLKLNFDLAFTSVLSRAQKTLGIILEELDQIGLETLKDQALNERDYGDLTGMNKDEAREKFGEEQVHIWRRSYDIPPPGGESLKMTAERVLPYYKAEILPRVLSGKRTIVAAHGNSLRSLIMELEGLSPEEILKRELGTGTPIIYRLDEDGKVISVQDLAA; this is translated from the coding sequence ATGGAACGCCTGCTAGTGCTTGTCCGCCACGGACAGAGCGAATGGAACCTGAAAAACCTGTTTACAGGCTGGAAAGACCCGGGTTTGACCGACCAGGGTGTTGCCGAAGCGCATAAGGCGGGCGAGCAGCTGCGGGATCTGAAACTGAATTTCGATCTGGCCTTTACGTCGGTGTTGTCCCGTGCCCAGAAAACGCTTGGGATCATCCTCGAAGAGCTTGACCAAATCGGCCTCGAAACTCTCAAGGATCAGGCTCTGAACGAGCGTGACTATGGCGATTTGACCGGTATGAACAAAGATGAGGCCCGGGAAAAGTTCGGCGAGGAACAGGTTCACATCTGGCGCCGGTCCTACGACATTCCGCCCCCGGGAGGCGAAAGCCTCAAAATGACCGCCGAACGTGTTCTGCCGTACTACAAAGCCGAGATATTGCCGCGCGTCCTGTCTGGCAAGCGTACGATCGTTGCTGCTCACGGCAATTCGCTGCGGTCGCTCATCATGGAACTGGAAGGGCTGAGCCCGGAAGAAATCCTGAAGCGGGAGCTCGGGACCGGCACGCCGATCATCTATCGCCTGGATGAAGACGGAAAAGTCATCAGCGTCCAGGACCTGGCCGCCTAA
- the dapB gene encoding 4-hydroxy-tetrahydrodipicolinate reductase, with amino-acid sequence MGSMRLVVVGAGGRMGRALTRAVTDAAGADVAAAIEQEGSPFLGQDAGELAGVGALNVPVTDDPLSAFAKADGVLDFTAPKASIWFAELAAQARIVHVIGTTGWTPEEETPLRAAARHARIIKSGNMSLGVNLLASLVRKAAAALDADFDIEVLEMHHKHKVDAPSGTALLLGEAAAEGRGIDLQTHSVRSRDGIMDPRKTGDIGFATLRGGSVIGEHSVIFAGEGERIELTHRAEDRQLFARGAVKAALWGFDQKPGFYSMADVLGLDT; translated from the coding sequence ATGGGTTCAATGCGCTTGGTCGTGGTTGGTGCAGGTGGCCGGATGGGGCGGGCCTTGACCCGGGCCGTCACGGATGCTGCGGGAGCAGACGTGGCCGCTGCAATTGAGCAAGAGGGATCGCCGTTCCTAGGTCAGGATGCGGGTGAGCTTGCCGGCGTTGGCGCTTTGAATGTCCCTGTGACTGATGATCCTTTGTCTGCATTTGCAAAAGCCGACGGTGTCTTGGATTTTACAGCCCCAAAAGCAAGTATTTGGTTTGCTGAGCTGGCCGCCCAGGCGCGGATCGTTCATGTTATCGGAACGACTGGTTGGACGCCGGAGGAGGAAACACCTCTTCGCGCCGCTGCAAGGCACGCACGGATTATCAAATCCGGCAACATGAGCCTTGGCGTCAATTTGCTGGCGAGCCTTGTGCGCAAGGCGGCAGCGGCGTTGGACGCAGACTTTGATATCGAAGTTCTGGAGATGCATCACAAACACAAGGTAGATGCGCCGTCTGGCACGGCTTTGCTTCTCGGCGAAGCTGCCGCAGAAGGCCGCGGAATCGATCTCCAGACCCATTCAGTTCGAAGCCGCGACGGTATTATGGACCCGCGAAAGACCGGCGATATCGGTTTTGCGACCCTTCGGGGCGGATCCGTCATAGGAGAGCACTCCGTAATTTTCGCCGGTGAAGGCGAGCGGATTGAGCTAACCCACCGGGCTGAAGACCGCCAGCTGTTTGCACGCGGAGCGGTCAAGGCAGCTCTGTGGGGCTTCGACCAGAAACCCGGATTTTATTCCATGGCCGACGTTCTTGGCCTGGACACCTGA